From the genome of Thermomicrobiales bacterium:
CGTCGCGCAATCGAGGGCAGGCCCGTCTCGTCACCGGCCAGCACATAGCCGTCGATCTGGCCGGTCAGCATCCGCGAGCGGCGCGGACCGCTGCAGCCCAGGTAGTGGCCGGGCTGGGCGTTCGCTGCCCAGGTTGAGGCAGCGCCACCTTCATGGACGACAAAGTCGAAGTCGACCTCGCCGGCCTCGGCATCGTAGCGACGCGGCGTGAACTCGCGACCCGGCGGGCGCATCCCTTCGGCAAACACCAGCTTGGAGCCATCGACCTCCGGTACCCACGACGCGTCGGTCGGGTCGGCCGGGAAAAACAGGCGCGCGCCATCGTCGGCTGCGTCCGAGCGGAAGCCCGCCAGAGTCTCGCCTTCCAGCGTCACCCGCACCATGTGCGGAGCGATCCGCTCGGAACGGCGAACCTGGAGCAATCGGAAGAGAAACGGGTGCTGGACAACCTGGATCGGAGATTCAACTTCGGACACGCTGCGCCACCTTTGACATTGAGATCGTGCAATCGTACGTCGCGTCATTGTCGCCGGACTGTCAAGATCTCGCCAGACTCTCAGGTGGTGACACCATCTGCGAGAGGCGCTATCCTCGCTGGCGATACTGAAAGGACAATCCATGACTACAAAATGGGTAACCCGCGAAAGCATCCGCGTCGACCGCGTTTCCAGCAGTTGGCTCATCCTGTCGTTCATCGACCCCGAAGCCACACTGCTGTACGTGCCGACCGATCAGGTGATGGCTGTCGCCGAGCGTGAGAACGCGATCCCGTTTGACGTCCCCGGCGTCGAGATGGGCCACCACGGCGACGAATGCTCGTTCGACGCGATCCTGAAGGCACACGGGCCGAAGGATGATGAAGCACTCAATGAGGTCGCGCGCATCGTCCGCGGAGCAGATACGCCAAACAAGGACCTGACACCCGAGTCGCGCGGCCTGCATGCGCTGGCCAACGGGTTCAAGCGCATGATGCTGGAAGGCGGCTACGACGACCGCGAATCGCTCCGCCGCCAGTGGTACATGTACAACGCCTTCTACCTCGCCTGCGGCGGCGACCCGGCCAAGCTGAAAGAGCCGATGTAGGTTCGGTTGAGGGGTGCCGTGCCTCGGATGGCAGCGCCGGATTGTCCACCATGGTGGATCGGCACCCATCACCGAATTCTGTCATTTCGAGCCTCAGCGAGAAATCTCTCATGCGTTGGACCGCATCGAATGGGTGGGAGATCTCTCGCGTGCGTACTCGAGATTGCAGGAATCGGGAGTGACTACCGTTACCGACCACACGGCGATTCATAATCCTCAACTCATTCAACAATACCTCTGCACGCTCCTGATTCGCATCGACCCTGACGCTCCATCCACTCCGTCTTGCAACGTAACGAAAAAATCGTTATCCTGCTTCTCATGGAAGACGGACTGAACGCCGCTGAGCGGATCATCAAGCGCTTTGGTGGACAGAGCGCACTTGCCGCCCTGCTCGGTAAGCGGCAGAGCACAATCGAACATTGGGCCAAAACCGGACGAGTACCAGCGCAATGGCAAGTGCCGCTGATGTCGCTCGCCCGGCTGAGAGGTGTGACCTTGGAAGCACGCGACTTCGTCGAAGCCAAACCAAATCCGATCCAGCCTGCTGAGGGAAAGCTCGGCATCCTGCTCGTCGGCCTGGGCGCCGTGGCGACGACATTCATCTCAGGCGTCGAACACGCTCGGCGCGGCAGCGGCAGCCCAGTCGGCTCGCTCACCCAGATGGGCACCATCCGCGTCGGCAAGCGCACCGACAACCAGTCGCCGCTCATCCGCGACTTCGTCCCGCTGGCCAACCTCGACGACATCGTCTTCGGTGCCTGGGATCCGTTTCCCGACAACGCCTACGAAGCAGCGCTGAAGTGCGGCGTCCTCGATCGCCACGAGCACATCGAGCCAATCGCCGACTACCTGAAATCAATCACGCCGATGCCGGCCGCATTCGATCAGTTCTATGTCAAGCGCCTCGACGGACCGAACGTTATCCAGGGCTCAAAGATGGACATGGCCGAACAGATTCGCGCAGACATCCGCGCATTCAAGGCGGCGAACAACTGCGACCGACTGGTCATGATCTGGTGCGCCTCGACTGAGATCTTCATGGAGCAGGGCCCCGATCACGTCGATCTCGAAGCGTTCCTGGCCGCGCTCGGCGACAACGACCAGACCATCGCCCCGTCGATGTTGT
Proteins encoded in this window:
- a CDS encoding siderophore-interacting protein; its protein translation is MSEVESPIQVVQHPFLFRLLQVRRSERIAPHMVRVTLEGETLAGFRSDAADDGARLFFPADPTDASWVPEVDGSKLVFAEGMRPPGREFTPRRYDAEAGEVDFDFVVHEGGAASTWAANAQPGHYLGCSGPRRSRMLTGQIDGYVLAGDETGLPSIARRMEDLPAGVPVIAVIEVANADEEIPITTDAAAQVIWLHRDDVKGDTSNLIADTLRTLEFPEGNIFCWAAGEAVSMRQTRRYLLNERGIPEARARFTGYWKRAVENYDHHLPLDE
- a CDS encoding chromate resistance protein, coding for MTTKWVTRESIRVDRVSSSWLILSFIDPEATLLYVPTDQVMAVAERENAIPFDVPGVEMGHHGDECSFDAILKAHGPKDDEALNEVARIVRGADTPNKDLTPESRGLHALANGFKRMMLEGGYDDRESLRRQWYMYNAFYLACGGDPAKLKEPM
- a CDS encoding inositol-3-phosphate synthase gives rise to the protein MEDGLNAAERIIKRFGGQSALAALLGKRQSTIEHWAKTGRVPAQWQVPLMSLARLRGVTLEARDFVEAKPNPIQPAEGKLGILLVGLGAVATTFISGVEHARRGSGSPVGSLTQMGTIRVGKRTDNQSPLIRDFVPLANLDDIVFGAWDPFPDNAYEAALKCGVLDRHEHIEPIADYLKSITPMPAAFDQFYVKRLDGPNVIQGSKMDMAEQIRADIRAFKAANNCDRLVMIWCASTEIFMEQGPDHVDLEAFLAALGDNDQTIAPSMLYAYAALQEGIPFANGAPNLTSDIPALVDLAIAQDVPICGKDFKTGQTLIKTVLAPMLKARMLG